The following coding sequences lie in one Bacillota bacterium genomic window:
- a CDS encoding cyclic-di-AMP receptor: MKLVMAIVSNEDASKVIKTLIKENFFVTKLATTGGFLMSGNTTMIIGVQDELLDKCIQVISETSRRRTKLVPNAISSEFGIFSSTPVEVQVGGATIFVLDVNQFIKA, encoded by the coding sequence ATGAAACTGGTAATGGCAATTGTATCGAATGAAGATGCAAGTAAAGTCATTAAAACGTTGATTAAAGAAAACTTCTTTGTCACAAAACTTGCGACTACAGGTGGTTTCTTGATGAGTGGAAATACAACAATGATCATCGGTGTTCAAGATGAACTTCTTGATAAATGTATTCAAGTAATTAGTGAAACCTCAAGAAGGAGAACAAAATTAGTTCCAAATGCTATTTCAAGTGAATTTGGAATATTCTCATCTACTCCTGTCGAAGTACAAGTTGGAGGCGCAACGATTTTTGTGTTAGATGTTAATCAATTCATAAAAGCATAA